A genomic window from Candidatus Krumholzibacteriia bacterium includes:
- a CDS encoding O-antigen ligase family protein has translation MSSSQSGVLLGPRFTVLLLAGVAGMSLLAIGQGVSVGLAAPFGLVALGLLCLRPMLGTVLFLALAYMNAPVLIGRVIGSPQIAAMGVTALVGFPVLVYMFKRRGIVVDYTFLLMLLFLGSLLGSSFVAVDVHVAFAWITVYVVEGVLMYFLVLNAVRSLGMLRAAIWTMVVVSAFLSSLGLYQELTHKYQAQFGGLAQRDLGRGIAEDDDGTGLVRQRSEVLVSNRAAGPVNGPNRFAQILIVVLPLAFFRFRDERKRWVRLLALGCMLLILAGFAITYSRGGILTFVGLVMIMIFLGYIRWWQMLLGGVLLIAVVLVVAPGFLGRLETFRTLPQLLSQRDTVEGHGAIRGRLTEMLAGVHCFFDYPLLGVGPGQYMPFYSVKYMENPEIAFRSLATQRRAHCLYAELSAETGIVGILLFLGIVGTLLARLWSLRRRFRRKQPGLANTATAFWLGIMGYLGSAVFLHLAFQRYLWILLALAGATVQILEKEWKRLAEPVSGAPSARDLLHD, from the coding sequence ATGAGTTCCTCCCAATCGGGCGTGCTGCTCGGTCCTCGCTTCACGGTATTGCTGCTCGCCGGCGTAGCCGGGATGAGCTTGCTCGCCATCGGGCAGGGGGTGAGCGTCGGGCTCGCGGCGCCCTTCGGCCTTGTTGCGCTGGGTCTCCTCTGCCTCCGCCCGATGCTGGGGACAGTGCTCTTCCTCGCCCTCGCCTACATGAACGCACCCGTGCTCATCGGCAGGGTGATCGGCAGCCCGCAGATCGCAGCGATGGGAGTGACGGCTCTGGTTGGCTTCCCGGTGCTGGTGTACATGTTCAAGCGCCGCGGTATCGTCGTGGATTACACCTTCCTGCTGATGCTCCTCTTCCTGGGTTCGCTGCTCGGCTCCAGCTTCGTTGCCGTCGACGTGCATGTCGCCTTCGCGTGGATCACGGTGTACGTCGTCGAAGGTGTGCTCATGTACTTCCTGGTGTTGAACGCCGTGCGGAGCCTCGGAATGCTGCGAGCGGCGATCTGGACGATGGTGGTCGTGAGCGCCTTCCTGAGCAGTTTGGGCCTCTACCAGGAGCTGACCCACAAGTACCAAGCGCAGTTCGGCGGGCTGGCGCAGCGCGACCTGGGGCGCGGCATCGCCGAAGACGATGACGGTACGGGCCTCGTCCGCCAGCGCAGCGAGGTGCTGGTCAGCAATCGTGCCGCGGGTCCGGTGAACGGACCCAACCGCTTCGCGCAGATCCTCATCGTCGTCTTGCCCCTCGCCTTCTTCCGTTTCCGGGACGAACGCAAGCGCTGGGTTCGGCTTTTGGCTCTCGGGTGCATGCTGCTCATCCTGGCTGGCTTCGCCATCACCTACTCGCGGGGCGGCATTCTCACCTTCGTGGGGCTCGTGATGATCATGATCTTCCTGGGGTACATCCGCTGGTGGCAGATGCTCCTTGGTGGAGTGCTGCTCATCGCGGTAGTGCTCGTCGTGGCTCCTGGGTTCTTGGGTCGCCTCGAGACCTTCCGCACCCTGCCCCAGTTGCTCTCGCAGCGCGACACCGTGGAGGGCCACGGGGCCATTCGCGGGCGCCTCACGGAGATGCTCGCTGGCGTGCACTGCTTCTTCGACTACCCGCTGCTCGGTGTCGGGCCGGGGCAGTACATGCCCTTCTACTCGGTGAAGTACATGGAGAACCCGGAGATCGCCTTCCGGAGCCTCGCCACGCAGCGCCGCGCGCACTGTCTGTACGCCGAGCTGTCGGCGGAGACGGGCATCGTGGGCATTCTCCTGTTCCTCGGCATCGTCGGCACGCTGTTGGCTCGGCTCTGGAGCCTGCGCCGCCGCTTCCGTCGCAAGCAGCCCGGCCTCGCCAACACAGCGACGGCCTTCTGGCTCGGGATCATGGGCTACTTGGGTTCGGCGGTGTTCCTGCACCTCGCCTTCCAGCGCTATCTGTGGATCCTCCTCGCCCTCGCTGGCGCGACCGTCCAGATCCTGGAAAAGGAATGGAAGCGCCTCGCCGAGCCTGTGTCTGGCGCCCCCTCCGCCCGCGATCTGCTCCACGACTAG
- a CDS encoding right-handed parallel beta-helix repeat-containing protein, translating into MRFDLTQLPTWIMNRWRRSSGRMKTLVATVVLLLAFTATSLGSMYYGVILNKTRRAITWDQMLENVLGTKLAIIPHWVQGQIFGRPDRLGISMDATDFAKLQMKRDAALKTGILNSGDDDFVPAFLHHGDMTTEVRMRLKGDWTDQLLGDKWSFRVKIKGDATLFGMKQFSLHHPRARGFAYEWLFHRALKREDILGLRYDFVQLSVNGKDLGVYALEEHFEKRLIESQRRREGPIVKMNEELLWADRASTPSLSRSPTGLQSEQAGFVDAFGLQSVLDNKGMYKRFVLGGSLLEAVRSGEMPAHKAFDVQRLATYYALCDLLGSEHAVIWHNLRFYYNPVTALLEPIGFDANAGHLIAAPHGAERRWDDPAKDFKNVVFSDPLFCQEYTRALERLSAPGYLESLLADTHKDLNHQLSILYREFPWVYFSPSVFQRNRDVIVASLHPKAALHAYAHGRTPEAMEIELGNIQSMPLEVESISFRDSLVLRPSERIFLAPKVPDLPVNYRVVTFALPADFPKNVKLARDLKVQYRIIGASLARTEAVFAWPRQNNEVLSADLVRKDPNVDRLPCFAVDEAAKRITIRPGRWEIHESVHIPGGYDVVAGPGTELFLDPNVTILSYSRFLFRGSAEAPVVIRSDGRGRGVLVAKTGESSLEHVHFIGLANPNLNGWEVTSAVTFYEAPAHFTQCVFADNKCEDALNMIRTTYVMENCRFANTQSDAFDADFADGRIVGTSFENCGNDAVDTSGSTTEVVDMQVNGTNDKGISAGENSRMTARHVRLRNTAIGLASKDRSQMHVQDATLDGGGVGVTLYVKKPEFGPSAMDVDGLVMANIQMPYLVEKGADLSVDGTRIAPNRIVVRDELYGARWGMATRR; encoded by the coding sequence ATGCGCTTTGATCTCACCCAACTTCCCACCTGGATCATGAATCGATGGAGGCGCAGCTCCGGGCGGATGAAGACCCTCGTCGCCACCGTCGTGCTCCTCCTCGCCTTCACCGCGACGAGCTTGGGGAGCATGTACTACGGGGTCATCCTCAACAAGACCCGGCGCGCCATCACCTGGGATCAAATGCTGGAGAACGTACTCGGGACCAAGCTGGCCATCATTCCCCACTGGGTGCAGGGTCAGATCTTCGGCCGCCCCGACCGCCTCGGCATCAGCATGGACGCCACGGACTTCGCCAAGCTGCAGATGAAGCGCGACGCGGCGCTGAAGACGGGCATCCTCAACTCCGGCGACGACGACTTCGTCCCCGCCTTCCTCCACCACGGGGACATGACCACCGAGGTGCGCATGCGCCTCAAGGGCGACTGGACCGACCAGCTCCTCGGCGACAAGTGGTCGTTCCGCGTCAAGATCAAGGGCGACGCCACGCTCTTCGGCATGAAGCAGTTCTCGCTGCATCATCCCCGGGCCCGTGGTTTCGCCTACGAGTGGCTCTTCCACCGCGCCTTGAAGCGCGAGGATATCCTGGGATTGCGATACGACTTCGTCCAGCTCTCGGTCAACGGCAAGGACCTCGGCGTGTACGCCCTGGAGGAGCACTTCGAGAAGCGGCTGATCGAGAGCCAGCGTCGCCGTGAGGGCCCCATCGTCAAGATGAACGAGGAGCTCCTCTGGGCGGACCGCGCTTCGACGCCGTCGTTGTCGAGGAGCCCGACCGGCTTGCAGTCGGAACAGGCGGGCTTCGTGGACGCGTTCGGGCTCCAGTCGGTCCTGGACAACAAGGGGATGTACAAGCGCTTCGTCCTGGGCGGAAGCCTCCTGGAGGCGGTGCGTTCTGGGGAGATGCCGGCGCACAAGGCCTTCGACGTGCAGCGCCTGGCCACCTATTACGCGCTGTGCGACCTCCTGGGCAGCGAGCACGCCGTCATCTGGCACAACCTGCGTTTCTACTACAACCCGGTGACGGCCCTGCTCGAGCCCATCGGCTTCGACGCCAATGCGGGTCACCTGATTGCGGCTCCCCACGGCGCCGAGCGCCGCTGGGACGATCCGGCCAAGGACTTCAAGAACGTCGTCTTCAGCGATCCGCTCTTCTGCCAGGAGTACACCCGAGCCCTGGAGCGCTTGTCGGCGCCGGGATACCTGGAGTCGTTGCTCGCCGACACCCACAAGGATCTGAACCACCAGCTGTCGATCCTGTACCGGGAGTTCCCCTGGGTCTACTTCTCGCCGTCGGTGTTCCAGCGTAATCGTGACGTCATCGTCGCCTCGCTCCATCCCAAAGCCGCGCTGCACGCTTACGCGCACGGCCGCACTCCCGAGGCCATGGAGATCGAACTCGGCAACATCCAGAGCATGCCGCTCGAGGTGGAAAGCATCAGCTTCCGGGATTCCCTCGTCCTTCGTCCCAGCGAGCGCATCTTCCTCGCGCCCAAGGTCCCGGATCTTCCGGTGAACTATCGGGTGGTGACCTTCGCCCTGCCGGCGGACTTCCCGAAGAACGTCAAACTGGCGCGGGACCTGAAGGTCCAGTACCGCATCATCGGCGCCTCGTTGGCGCGCACGGAGGCTGTGTTCGCCTGGCCCCGCCAGAACAACGAAGTCCTCTCCGCCGACCTCGTCCGCAAGGATCCGAACGTCGACAGGCTGCCTTGCTTCGCCGTCGACGAGGCCGCCAAGCGCATCACCATCCGGCCCGGCCGCTGGGAGATCCACGAGAGCGTTCACATCCCCGGCGGCTACGATGTGGTGGCCGGGCCGGGCACGGAGCTCTTTCTGGACCCGAATGTCACCATCCTTTCCTACTCGCGCTTCCTGTTCCGCGGCAGCGCCGAAGCACCCGTGGTCATCCGCTCCGATGGCCGCGGCCGCGGGGTGCTGGTGGCGAAGACGGGCGAGTCGAGCCTGGAGCACGTGCACTTCATCGGCCTCGCCAACCCGAACCTCAACGGCTGGGAAGTGACGAGTGCGGTGACGTTCTACGAGGCGCCGGCACACTTCACCCAATGCGTCTTCGCGGACAACAAGTGCGAGGATGCTCTCAACATGATCCGCACGACCTATGTGATGGAGAATTGTCGGTTCGCCAACACCCAGTCCGATGCATTCGATGCCGACTTCGCCGACGGCCGCATCGTGGGCACCTCTTTCGAAAATTGCGGCAACGACGCCGTGGATACCTCGGGCAGCACCACCGAGGTGGTGGACATGCAAGTCAACGGCACGAACGACAAGGGAATCTCGGCGGGCGAGAACAGCCGCATGACCGCGCGCCACGTGCGGCTCAGGAACACCGCCATCGGCCTCGCCAGCAAGGACAGGTCTCAGATGCACGTCCAGGACGCCACCCTCGACGGCGGCGGCGTCGGCGTCACCTTGTACGTGAAGAAGCCCGAATTCGGCCCGTCCGCCATGGACGTGGACGGCCTCGTCATGGCCAACATCCAGATGCCGTACCTGGTGGAGAAGGGTGCGGATCTGTCCGTCGACGGGACACGCATCGCGCCCAATCGCATCGTGGTCCGGGACGAGCTCTACGGCGCGCGTTGGGGCATGGCCACCAGGCGCTGA
- a CDS encoding M14 family metallopeptidase, producing the protein MKSLRMLLAALLLGVGSAASGGTETSELLVPGVSYDPSIPTPASVLGFQVGEWHALPGQIAAYARALAAASPRVHWEETGRTYEQKPLLLLTITSPENHARLEELRLAHRSLTQPGAKVDVEALPVVVFLGYSIHGNEASGSNASLLVAYHLAAAQGPEIDALLAHTVVLLDPALNPDGLQRFATWANMHRGATPVGERLNREHQEGWPSGRTNHYWFDLNRDWLPVQHPETQARLQVFHRWKPNVLADFHEMDSDATFFFQPGVPSRRHPYTPERNVELTRALAAFHARALDAEGRLYFTEERFDDFYYGKGSTYPDVNGAVGILFEQASARGNLQDTAHGPLSFSFAIRNQFLGSLSTLQGALAHRLDLLRYQKEFYDGSAGLAKSDRVKGYVFGDSADRGSAAEMLRLLRAHEIEVRALARPLDQDGHRYQPGSAWVVSLAQPQYRLTRALFERRTSFTDSLFYDVSAWTLPLAMGVPCSEMDRLPGDLLGPTLESVTTPVGRAPSSLPYAFAFAWSEYYAPRALYRLQSAGLRAQVATRPFNAAASDGSIAFDRGTIVVPVGGQDVAPERILALAQQAAAEDGVDVQALSTGFTAGGAQLGSPSFRVLQRPKPILVVGTGVGANEAGEIWHLLDQRFHVPLPLVEAANLDAAALKRCTHVVCVDGEYGAFDETRTEDLKRWVQSGGVLVAMGRAAAWAAKKQFVKVEFKPDAADSTGVGRQRLPYAEQPSRSGAREISGAIFAVALDRTHPLGYGYRDDRLAVFRDHRLFMQTSADPYTTVAQYTPQPLLSGYISKANAARLDGTAAVVARRLGRGAVILILDDPAFRAYWLVTNKLFLNALFFGSLLEPMDD; encoded by the coding sequence ATGAAATCCCTCCGCATGCTGCTCGCGGCCCTGCTCCTCGGGGTCGGGTCCGCCGCGAGCGGCGGGACGGAGACCAGCGAGCTCCTCGTCCCCGGCGTCTCCTACGATCCCAGCATCCCCACACCGGCATCCGTCCTGGGTTTCCAGGTCGGCGAGTGGCATGCCCTGCCCGGTCAGATCGCAGCCTACGCCCGCGCCTTGGCGGCAGCGAGCCCGCGCGTGCACTGGGAGGAAACGGGACGCACCTACGAGCAAAAGCCGCTGCTCTTGCTGACGATCACCTCGCCGGAAAACCACGCCCGCCTGGAGGAATTGCGCCTCGCGCACCGATCGCTCACCCAACCGGGGGCGAAGGTCGATGTGGAAGCGCTGCCCGTCGTCGTCTTTCTCGGCTACAGCATCCACGGCAACGAGGCGAGCGGCTCCAACGCCTCCCTCCTGGTCGCCTACCATCTGGCGGCAGCACAGGGGCCCGAGATCGATGCGCTGCTCGCCCACACCGTCGTCCTCCTCGATCCCGCCCTCAATCCGGACGGCCTGCAACGCTTCGCCACTTGGGCCAACATGCATCGCGGGGCGACGCCTGTCGGCGAGCGTCTGAACCGCGAGCACCAGGAAGGTTGGCCGAGTGGGCGCACGAACCACTACTGGTTCGATCTCAACCGCGACTGGCTTCCGGTCCAGCATCCGGAGACGCAGGCGCGCTTGCAAGTGTTCCATCGCTGGAAGCCCAACGTGCTCGCCGATTTCCACGAAATGGACTCGGATGCCACCTTCTTCTTCCAGCCCGGCGTGCCGAGCCGCCGGCATCCGTACACGCCGGAACGGAACGTCGAGCTCACCCGGGCGCTCGCCGCATTCCACGCTCGGGCGCTGGACGCCGAAGGACGGCTCTACTTCACGGAGGAGCGCTTCGACGACTTCTACTACGGCAAGGGTTCCACCTACCCGGATGTGAACGGTGCCGTCGGCATCCTCTTCGAGCAGGCCAGCGCCCGGGGGAACTTGCAGGACACGGCGCACGGACCGCTCTCCTTCTCGTTCGCCATCCGCAACCAGTTCCTCGGCTCACTCTCCACCTTGCAAGGGGCCCTGGCGCATCGGCTCGATCTCCTGCGGTACCAGAAGGAGTTCTACGACGGCAGTGCCGGGCTCGCCAAAAGCGATCGCGTCAAGGGCTACGTCTTCGGTGACTCCGCCGACCGCGGCAGCGCCGCCGAAATGTTGCGACTCCTCCGGGCGCACGAGATCGAGGTGCGCGCCTTGGCCCGGCCCCTCGATCAAGACGGTCATCGCTATCAGCCCGGAAGCGCCTGGGTCGTGTCTCTGGCGCAACCGCAGTACCGCCTGACCAGGGCGCTCTTCGAGCGACGCACCAGCTTCACCGACAGCTTGTTCTACGACGTCTCCGCCTGGACGCTGCCGCTCGCCATGGGTGTTCCGTGCAGCGAGATGGATCGACTTCCCGGAGATCTCCTGGGCCCAACTCTCGAGAGCGTGACCACGCCGGTGGGGCGCGCACCGAGTTCGCTCCCGTACGCTTTCGCCTTCGCGTGGAGCGAGTACTACGCACCGCGTGCTCTCTACAGGTTGCAGAGCGCGGGCCTCCGCGCCCAGGTCGCCACGCGTCCCTTCAACGCCGCCGCTTCCGATGGTTCCATCGCCTTCGACCGTGGCACCATCGTCGTTCCCGTCGGCGGTCAGGACGTGGCGCCGGAAAGGATCTTGGCGCTGGCGCAGCAGGCCGCTGCCGAGGACGGCGTCGACGTACAGGCGCTCAGCACGGGCTTCACCGCCGGCGGCGCGCAACTCGGCAGCCCGAGTTTCCGGGTGTTGCAGCGCCCGAAGCCGATCCTCGTCGTGGGCACGGGGGTCGGGGCAAACGAAGCCGGGGAGATCTGGCACTTGCTGGACCAGCGCTTTCACGTGCCGTTGCCGCTGGTGGAGGCAGCGAATCTCGACGCCGCAGCGCTCAAGCGCTGCACCCACGTCGTCTGCGTCGATGGCGAGTACGGCGCTTTCGACGAGACGCGGACCGAAGATTTGAAACGTTGGGTGCAGTCGGGAGGCGTGCTCGTGGCGATGGGGCGCGCCGCCGCGTGGGCAGCGAAGAAGCAGTTCGTGAAGGTGGAGTTCAAGCCCGACGCCGCAGATTCCACGGGCGTCGGGCGGCAGCGCCTGCCCTACGCGGAGCAGCCCAGCCGTTCCGGGGCGCGAGAGATCAGCGGCGCCATCTTCGCCGTCGCTCTCGACCGCACGCACCCGCTGGGCTACGGCTACCGGGACGACCGCCTCGCTGTCTTCCGCGACCACCGGCTGTTCATGCAGACGAGCGCCGACCCCTACACCACGGTCGCCCAGTACACGCCGCAGCCCCTGCTCTCGGGCTACATCTCGAAGGCGAACGCGGCGCGCCTCGACGGCACGGCGGCCGTGGTGGCTCGCAGGCTCGGCCGGGGCGCCGTCATCCTGATCCTCGACGACCCTGCCTTCCGCGCCTACTGGCTGGTTACAAACAAGTTGTTCCTCAACGCCCTCTTCTTCGGTTCCCTCCTCGAGCCCATGGACGACTAG
- a CDS encoding CHRD domain-containing protein — MHKAIALSAAALLLIAGVAGAQTYSAIITGPQDGTASPATGTGSFTLDAGKMLSFNISYSGLLGTESAAHIHCCAPPGTAAGVLFGLPATNPKVGSVGPLTPTQEANLNAGLMYVNIHTLPNFAGGEIRGQIFNTVSVDQSTWGAVKALYKP, encoded by the coding sequence ATGCACAAAGCCATCGCTCTCTCGGCCGCGGCACTGCTACTCATCGCAGGGGTCGCCGGCGCCCAGACGTACAGCGCCATCATCACCGGACCCCAGGACGGCACGGCTTCGCCCGCCACGGGGACTGGGAGTTTCACCCTGGATGCCGGGAAGATGCTGTCGTTCAACATCTCCTACAGCGGTCTGCTGGGAACGGAATCTGCCGCCCACATCCACTGCTGCGCACCCCCAGGTACGGCTGCCGGCGTCTTGTTCGGGCTGCCCGCGACCAACCCCAAGGTGGGTAGCGTGGGTCCGCTCACGCCGACGCAGGAGGCCAACCTCAACGCCGGCCTGATGTACGTGAACATCCACACGCTGCCGAACTTCGCGGGCGGCGAGATCCGTGGCCAGATCTTCAACACCGTGTCGGTGGACCAGAGCACTTGGGGAGCCGTGAAGGCGCTCTATAAGCCGTGA
- a CDS encoding DUF3656 domain-containing protein — protein sequence MTKKPGEKSRARPELLAPAGDAEALRVALQCGADAVYFGLQEGFNARARAGNFSLDGLPDTVAQIHQAGARAYLALNTLVFEPELSHVEDVIRRAAAAGVDALLVQDPAVALLARRLAPEVEIHASTQMTISSPEAAVFAADLGATRVVLPRELSVREIGVFVAGTTLETEVFIHGALCVAWSGQCLTSEAWGGRSANRGQCAQSCRMPYDLVLDGSVRDLGDVRYLLSPKDLAGVRAVPELVALGVHGLKIEGRQKGPQYVATAVRAYRHWLDAVVDGKLESSPALEQLQKDLLATSLAFTRGFGDGFLAGNDHQTLVEGRFPKHRGAYLGRVVSVETQEVTVDTSSDGRPWTGALALGDRDAGPQGTVSAPLTAGGGSAEAASGAAVPAVEVKPGMGVVFDAGQPEDPHEPGGPVFRVEIQRQRLVLGFGKPGPDLRRVLPGQRVWVTSDPDLVRESERLLQHETSRARLPLWFEVEGRAGAPLRIRARTATRRAEVETREAAEPAAGAGLAAELLRAKLGALGETPFTLAGLDVQQLAPGLHVPVSALKSARRALVTKLLEAEAAAPREPRSPAATVAEPRLGRSHFALPALAAPEKDAVVLPLCRRPEQLEAAIETGVPEVELDWMEFVGLGAAVERARRAGLGVTLATLRVQKPGEEAYDSRLARLEPDGVLVRHWGGMVAFARLRAEQPERFSRLRIHGDFSLNVTNSHTARHLFGWGLDTQTAAHDLDEAQLLALLAQVPAERFTVVVHHRMPTFHTEHCVYAHLLANGRDHRTCGRPCEAHEVGLRDHLQRVHPVIVDAGCRNTVFDSEAQSAARLVPRLLRAGVRRFRVEFVRETQDEAATVLAAYVALLAGRATPEAVLRELGAVAQQGVSARAMQLLG from the coding sequence GTGACGAAGAAACCCGGTGAAAAGTCCCGCGCGCGGCCGGAGTTGCTGGCACCGGCGGGCGACGCCGAAGCATTGCGCGTGGCGCTGCAGTGCGGCGCCGACGCCGTCTATTTCGGCTTGCAGGAAGGCTTCAACGCCCGGGCGCGGGCGGGGAACTTCTCTCTCGACGGCTTGCCGGATACGGTGGCGCAGATCCACCAGGCAGGGGCCCGGGCCTACCTGGCGCTGAACACGCTCGTCTTCGAGCCCGAGCTGTCGCACGTCGAGGACGTGATCCGCCGCGCTGCTGCCGCCGGCGTCGACGCACTCCTGGTGCAAGATCCTGCGGTGGCTCTGCTCGCGCGCCGGTTGGCGCCCGAGGTCGAAATCCATGCCAGCACGCAGATGACGATCTCGAGCCCCGAAGCAGCCGTGTTCGCCGCAGATCTGGGGGCCACGCGCGTGGTCTTGCCGCGGGAGCTCTCGGTCCGCGAGATCGGCGTGTTCGTCGCCGGCACGACGCTGGAAACCGAGGTGTTCATCCACGGCGCCCTTTGCGTCGCCTGGAGCGGCCAGTGCCTGACGAGCGAGGCCTGGGGTGGGAGGTCGGCCAACCGCGGCCAATGCGCGCAATCGTGCCGCATGCCTTACGACCTCGTCCTGGACGGGAGCGTCCGCGACCTCGGCGACGTGCGCTACTTGCTGTCGCCGAAGGATCTGGCGGGTGTGCGCGCCGTGCCCGAACTCGTGGCGCTCGGCGTGCATGGCCTCAAGATCGAAGGCCGGCAGAAAGGCCCGCAGTACGTGGCCACCGCAGTGCGCGCCTACCGCCATTGGTTGGACGCGGTCGTGGATGGCAAGCTGGAATCCAGCCCAGCATTGGAGCAACTCCAGAAGGACTTGCTCGCCACCTCCCTGGCTTTCACCCGCGGCTTCGGCGACGGCTTCCTCGCCGGCAACGATCATCAGACGCTGGTCGAAGGCCGCTTCCCCAAGCATCGCGGCGCCTACCTCGGTCGTGTCGTGAGCGTGGAGACGCAGGAGGTCACGGTCGATACCTCGAGCGATGGCCGCCCGTGGACGGGGGCGCTGGCGCTCGGGGATCGGGACGCCGGACCGCAGGGAACGGTGAGCGCTCCGCTCACCGCAGGCGGTGGCAGCGCCGAAGCAGCGAGCGGTGCCGCGGTGCCGGCGGTCGAAGTGAAGCCAGGCATGGGCGTCGTCTTCGACGCCGGACAGCCGGAAGATCCGCACGAACCCGGCGGTCCAGTGTTCCGTGTGGAGATCCAGCGGCAGCGCCTCGTTCTCGGCTTCGGCAAGCCCGGACCCGATCTGCGCCGAGTCTTGCCGGGACAACGCGTCTGGGTGACGAGCGATCCCGACCTCGTTCGCGAGTCCGAGCGGCTGCTGCAGCACGAGACGTCGCGCGCGCGCCTCCCTCTCTGGTTCGAAGTCGAAGGGCGAGCGGGTGCGCCGCTCCGGATTCGCGCCCGTACCGCCACGCGACGAGCGGAGGTCGAGACGCGCGAAGCGGCCGAGCCTGCAGCGGGAGCGGGGCTCGCGGCAGAGCTGCTGCGGGCGAAGCTTGGTGCCCTGGGGGAGACACCCTTCACGCTTGCCGGCCTGGACGTGCAGCAACTCGCCCCGGGATTGCACGTCCCGGTGTCGGCCCTCAAATCGGCGCGGCGCGCCTTGGTAACGAAACTCTTGGAGGCGGAGGCGGCGGCACCTCGCGAGCCGAGGTCTCCCGCGGCGACGGTGGCGGAGCCGCGCCTCGGTCGGTCGCATTTCGCGCTGCCGGCGCTCGCGGCCCCCGAGAAAGACGCGGTGGTTCTGCCGCTCTGCCGGCGCCCAGAGCAGCTCGAAGCCGCCATCGAGACCGGCGTTCCCGAGGTGGAGCTGGACTGGATGGAGTTCGTCGGACTGGGAGCCGCGGTCGAGCGGGCGCGCCGCGCCGGGCTCGGCGTCACCCTCGCCACGCTCCGGGTGCAGAAGCCGGGCGAGGAGGCCTACGACAGCCGGCTGGCGCGTCTCGAGCCGGACGGCGTGCTCGTCCGCCACTGGGGCGGGATGGTGGCCTTCGCGCGCCTGCGGGCCGAGCAGCCCGAGCGGTTCTCGCGCCTCAGGATCCACGGCGACTTCTCGCTCAACGTCACCAACTCGCACACGGCGAGACATCTCTTCGGCTGGGGCTTGGACACGCAGACGGCGGCGCACGACCTCGACGAGGCGCAGCTCCTCGCCCTGCTGGCGCAAGTGCCGGCGGAACGCTTCACCGTCGTGGTGCACCATCGCATGCCGACGTTCCACACCGAGCACTGCGTCTATGCCCATCTTCTCGCCAACGGCCGCGACCACCGCACCTGTGGCCGTCCGTGCGAAGCGCACGAGGTCGGCCTCCGGGATCACTTGCAGCGCGTGCACCCGGTGATCGTGGATGCAGGTTGCCGCAACACGGTGTTCGATTCCGAAGCGCAGAGCGCGGCGCGGTTGGTGCCGCGTCTGCTCCGTGCCGGAGTCCGGCGCTTCCGGGTCGAGTTCGTGCGCGAGACGCAGGACGAAGCTGCGACCGTGCTCGCGGCCTACGTGGCGCTCCTTGCCGGCCGCGCCACGCCCGAGGCGGTGCTGCGCGAGCTCGGCGCCGTCGCCCAGCAGGGCGTGAGCGCGCGGGCGATGCAGCTCCTCGGCTGA